One Massilia sp. 9096 genomic window carries:
- a CDS encoding ExeA family protein codes for MYTTHFGLREAPFGITPDTSFFFGSPRSQEALNTLLVAARGGEGFIKITGEVGTGKTLLCRKFMATLGPDFVTAYIPNPYLEPRTLMLALADELEVAYERDIDQHQLLKAITQRLLERAVEGKRVLLCLDEAQAIPLETLEALRLLTNLETQKRKLLQIVLFGQPELNRKLELESIRQLAQRITFHYHLGPLSRDDLDFYLAHRLRVAGFDGARLFSQGAVKRLYAASGGVPRLVNILAHKSLMLCYGQGKAQVARAHVGAAARDTLASKRRRLWPWLAGGMLTAGVAAAGMTWALTR; via the coding sequence ATGTACACGACTCACTTCGGGCTGCGCGAGGCGCCGTTCGGCATCACGCCGGATACCAGCTTCTTCTTCGGCAGTCCGCGCTCGCAGGAAGCGCTCAACACGCTGCTGGTGGCGGCGCGCGGCGGGGAAGGCTTCATCAAGATCACCGGCGAAGTCGGCACCGGCAAGACGCTCCTGTGCCGCAAGTTCATGGCCACGCTGGGCCCGGACTTCGTCACCGCCTACATCCCGAACCCCTACCTGGAGCCGCGCACGCTGATGCTGGCGCTGGCCGACGAACTCGAGGTCGCCTACGAGCGCGACATCGACCAGCACCAGCTGCTCAAGGCGATCACGCAGCGCCTGCTGGAGCGCGCGGTCGAGGGCAAGCGCGTGCTGCTGTGCCTGGACGAGGCGCAGGCGATCCCGCTCGAGACGCTGGAAGCGCTGCGCCTGCTGACCAACCTCGAGACGCAAAAGCGCAAGCTGCTGCAGATCGTGTTGTTCGGCCAGCCGGAACTGAACCGCAAGCTCGAGCTGGAGTCGATCCGCCAGCTGGCCCAGCGCATCACCTTCCACTATCACCTCGGACCACTGTCGCGCGACGACCTCGACTTCTACCTCGCGCACCGCCTGCGCGTGGCCGGCTTCGACGGCGCGCGCCTGTTCTCGCAGGGCGCGGTCAAGCGGCTGTACGCGGCCAGCGGCGGCGTGCCGCGCCTGGTCAACATCCTGGCGCACAAGTCGCTGATGTTGTGCTACGGTCAGGGCAAGGCGCAGGTCGCGCGCGCGCACGTGGGCGCGGCCGCGCGCGACACGCTGGCCAGCAAGCGGCGCCGTCTGTGGCCCTGGCTGGCCGGCGGCATGCTGACCGCAGGCGTGGCGGCGGCCGGCATGACCTGGGCGCTGACGAGGTAA
- a CDS encoding tetratricopeptide repeat protein: MSLINKMLQDLDARGTPGQDAFPSNVKPVSAPERRAPALRLAALSAGALAVAGALGWFAWDRLHAAAPDKPAAVLAPVVHKADPAKPGLAMTGTITQLPATVPGAVPAVPAPVQIASSSAAPATAADVAPSITAGVAPPTPQPQAPSAPTRAAQAVQADGDGAPAPRPRLAAREGMPAREHAGARMREDEPAAAAAAPKSFLPMEPDSPEAREARRAAVIELATRQARLARIARLSAPAAGHKGAAGAEGRQESNAQRAENEYGRALADLQDGRMTEALAALQGALRIDPGHDAARQTLVGLLVEANRPEEAMRELESGLARDPRQPALAMLLARLQIERGGSGIETLTRSLPYAGSGSAESAEYHAFLAGALQRQGRQRDAAEQYQQALRTVPGNGVWWMGLGISLRADKRNAEALDAFQKARTSGGLSTELQAFVERQIAQIGR, from the coding sequence ATGAGCCTGATTAACAAGATGCTGCAGGACCTGGATGCGCGCGGCACGCCCGGCCAGGACGCGTTTCCTTCGAACGTCAAACCGGTGTCCGCACCCGAGCGGCGCGCCCCGGCGCTGCGCCTGGCCGCGCTGTCCGCCGGCGCGCTGGCGGTCGCGGGCGCGCTGGGCTGGTTCGCATGGGATCGGCTGCACGCGGCGGCGCCGGACAAGCCGGCGGCCGTGCTGGCGCCGGTCGTGCACAAAGCCGACCCCGCCAAGCCGGGCCTGGCGATGACCGGCACGATCACGCAGCTGCCGGCGACCGTGCCGGGGGCCGTTCCCGCCGTGCCGGCGCCGGTGCAGATTGCGTCTTCGTCCGCAGCGCCGGCGACAGCCGCTGACGTGGCGCCGTCGATAACCGCCGGCGTGGCGCCCCCCACGCCGCAGCCGCAGGCCCCTTCCGCGCCCACCCGCGCCGCGCAAGCGGTCCAGGCGGACGGCGACGGCGCGCCCGCGCCGCGCCCGCGCTTGGCCGCGCGCGAGGGCATGCCCGCGCGCGAGCACGCGGGCGCACGGATGCGCGAGGACGAGCCGGCGGCCGCAGCGGCGGCGCCGAAAAGTTTCCTGCCGATGGAACCCGACAGCCCCGAGGCGCGCGAGGCGCGCCGTGCGGCCGTGATCGAACTGGCCACGCGCCAGGCGCGCCTGGCGCGTATCGCACGCCTGTCCGCGCCCGCCGCCGGCCACAAGGGCGCCGCGGGCGCCGAAGGCCGGCAGGAGTCAAACGCCCAGCGCGCCGAAAACGAATACGGCCGCGCGCTGGCCGATTTGCAGGACGGCCGCATGACCGAGGCGCTGGCCGCGCTGCAGGGGGCGCTGCGCATCGACCCCGGCCACGACGCGGCGCGCCAGACCCTGGTCGGCTTGCTGGTCGAGGCGAATCGTCCGGAGGAAGCGATGCGCGAACTGGAGAGCGGCCTGGCGCGCGACCCGCGCCAGCCGGCGCTGGCGATGCTGCTGGCGCGCCTGCAGATCGAGCGTGGCGGCAGCGGCATCGAGACCCTGACGCGCAGCCTGCCGTATGCCGGCAGCGGGTCGGCCGAGAGCGCCGAATACCACGCTTTCCTGGCCGGCGCCCTGCAGCGCCAGGGCCGCCAGCGCGACGCCGCCGAACAGTACCAGCAGGCGCTGCGCACCGTGCCCGGCAATGGCGTGTGGTGGATGGGACTGGGTATTTCGCTGCGCGCCGACAAGCGCAACGCCGAGGCGCTCGATGCGTTTCAGAAGGCGCGCACGAGCGGTGGCTTGAGTACCGAGCTGCAGGCGTTCGTGGAGCGCCAGATCGCGCAGATCGGCCGCTGA
- a CDS encoding CAP domain-containing protein: MKLKLIALAISSSVALTACGGGGGGSSGSGATPSSSSPSTSTPTTSTPSTSTPTTSTPTTSTPTTPGTDPNALQTTVPAPTYAPNSIELSAFTELNQIRTSYGVGQVAQNGLLDTAAQNHANYINARLQVGDSSAVGHAENSANAGFTGTLPADRIAYAKYAASQVGEDLTSIEATDGVPSDPGIVSIDTLMSGPYHRFSMLDPNRDVGYAHVTARLPNQTMGIQNTIVTNFGVAQGVQQQLPAKGWVGVWPADGATGVLYSSFGESPNPIPTNNGQCAGYPVSVQVRPDATLTTTTFTLVEAASGAAVNVQLSTQATDANPAYARANAAYIMPYQPLKLSTKYTAHFVGSQSGTAIDKTWSFTTRADNVKAIYFCNPS, encoded by the coding sequence ATGAAACTCAAACTGATCGCATTGGCAATTTCGAGCTCTGTTGCACTGACGGCTTGTGGCGGTGGTGGCGGCGGAAGCAGCGGTTCGGGAGCGACGCCGTCGTCTTCCTCGCCAAGCACGTCGACGCCAACCACGTCGACGCCGAGCACGTCCACGCCCACCACGTCGACGCCGACCACGTCGACCCCGACCACTCCGGGCACGGACCCGAACGCGCTGCAGACCACCGTCCCGGCCCCGACATACGCACCCAACTCGATCGAGCTGTCCGCGTTCACCGAGCTGAACCAGATCCGCACGAGCTATGGTGTCGGCCAGGTGGCGCAAAACGGCCTGCTCGACACGGCCGCGCAGAATCACGCGAACTATATCAATGCCCGCCTTCAGGTCGGTGATTCCAGTGCCGTCGGCCATGCCGAGAACTCGGCCAACGCCGGCTTCACCGGCACCTTGCCGGCCGACCGCATTGCTTATGCAAAGTATGCGGCTTCGCAGGTTGGCGAAGACCTGACGAGCATCGAGGCGACGGACGGCGTGCCCAGCGATCCTGGCATCGTTTCCATCGATACGCTGATGTCCGGTCCGTATCACCGTTTCTCGATGCTCGATCCGAATCGTGACGTCGGCTACGCGCACGTGACGGCCCGCCTGCCGAACCAGACCATGGGCATTCAAAATACGATCGTGACCAACTTCGGCGTGGCCCAAGGCGTCCAGCAGCAACTTCCGGCCAAGGGCTGGGTTGGCGTGTGGCCGGCGGATGGCGCAACGGGCGTGTTGTACAGCTCGTTCGGCGAGAGCCCGAATCCGATCCCGACGAACAATGGCCAATGCGCGGGCTATCCGGTCTCGGTCCAGGTTCGGCCCGATGCGACGCTGACCACGACCACTTTCACGCTGGTGGAAGCTGCAAGCGGCGCGGCGGTCAACGTCCAGCTGTCGACGCAAGCGACCGACGCCAACCCGGCGTATGCGCGCGCAAACGCCGCCTACATCATGCCGTACCAGCCGTTGAAGCTGTCGACCAAGTACACGGCTCACTTCGTGGGTTCCCAGAGCGGCACGGCGATCGACAAGACCTGGTCGTTCACGACGCGTGCAGACAACGTCAAAGCCATCTACTTCTGCAACCCGTCGTAA
- a CDS encoding inorganic phosphate transporter → MRTHATVAAPAARLRDSRSSPSTIALFIVLLLAGIGYSAYSLRADLVDAGPLATTWLPWLLLGVALLIALGFEFVNGFHDTANAVATVIYTNSLPANVAVLWSGCFNFIGVVLSSGAVAFSVISLLPVELILQVGSHAGFAMVFALLIAAILWNLGTWWFGLPASSSHTMVGSILGVGVANALIHGRSGTSGVDWSQAAKVGYSLLLSPLVGFVCAALLLTALRKFVRDRALYDAPHGDTPPPWHVRSLLVLTCTGVSFAHGSNDGQKGMGLIMLILVGTMPMAYALNRALPTEQVTQFAAVSQVTQQSLARYAPGAPLPAPGAARKSLERYIRERKMAPEVLPSLSSLSGDIGNAVRAYGTLANVPARAVNNVRNDMYLAAETMRHLEKEPSVHFDKETTDNLKEFRHQLDSATRFIPLWVKVAVAIALGLGTMVGWKRIVVTVGEKIGKAHLTYAQGASAEVVAMLTIGAADAYGLPVSTTHVLSSGVAGAMVASHSGVQMATVRNLVLAWVLTLPAAILLSGSLYWLFSQLF, encoded by the coding sequence ATGCGTACCCATGCAACAGTTGCCGCACCCGCCGCGCGCCTGCGCGACAGCCGCAGCTCGCCCTCCACGATTGCGCTTTTCATCGTTCTGCTCCTGGCCGGCATCGGCTACAGCGCCTACAGCCTGCGCGCCGACCTGGTCGACGCCGGGCCGCTCGCGACCACCTGGCTGCCCTGGCTGCTGCTCGGCGTGGCCTTGTTGATCGCACTCGGCTTCGAATTCGTCAACGGCTTCCACGACACCGCGAATGCGGTCGCAACGGTAATCTATACGAACTCGCTGCCGGCCAACGTCGCCGTGCTGTGGTCCGGCTGCTTCAATTTCATCGGCGTGGTGCTCTCGAGCGGCGCGGTCGCCTTCAGCGTCATCTCGCTGCTGCCGGTCGAGCTCATCCTCCAGGTCGGTTCCCACGCCGGCTTCGCGATGGTCTTCGCGCTGCTGATCGCCGCCATCCTGTGGAACCTGGGCACCTGGTGGTTCGGCTTGCCGGCGTCGTCCTCGCATACGATGGTCGGCTCGATCCTCGGCGTCGGCGTCGCCAATGCGCTGATACATGGCCGCAGCGGGACCAGCGGCGTCGACTGGTCGCAGGCGGCCAAGGTCGGCTACTCGCTGCTGCTGTCGCCGCTGGTCGGCTTCGTCTGCGCCGCGCTGCTCCTGACGGCGCTGCGCAAGTTCGTGCGCGACCGCGCGCTGTACGACGCGCCGCACGGCGACACGCCGCCGCCCTGGCATGTCCGCTCGCTGCTGGTGCTGACCTGTACCGGCGTGTCGTTCGCGCACGGCTCCAACGACGGCCAGAAAGGGATGGGCCTGATCATGCTGATCCTGGTCGGCACCATGCCGATGGCCTATGCGCTGAACCGCGCGCTGCCGACCGAACAGGTGACGCAATTCGCCGCCGTCAGCCAGGTCACCCAGCAATCGTTGGCGCGCTACGCCCCGGGCGCGCCGCTGCCGGCGCCGGGCGCCGCGCGCAAGTCCCTCGAGCGCTATATCCGTGAGCGGAAGATGGCGCCGGAGGTGCTGCCGTCACTGTCGAGCCTGTCGGGGGACATCGGCAACGCCGTGCGCGCCTACGGCACCCTGGCGAACGTGCCGGCCCGTGCCGTGAACAACGTGCGCAACGACATGTACCTGGCTGCGGAAACGATGCGCCATCTCGAGAAGGAACCGAGCGTGCATTTCGACAAGGAGACCACGGACAATCTGAAGGAGTTCAGGCACCAGCTCGACAGCGCCACCCGCTTCATCCCGCTTTGGGTGAAAGTCGCGGTCGCGATCGCGCTCGGCCTAGGCACGATGGTCGGCTGGAAACGCATCGTCGTGACGGTCGGCGAAAAGATCGGCAAGGCCCACCTGACCTATGCGCAAGGGGCCTCGGCCGAAGTCGTGGCCATGCTGACCATCGGCGCGGCCGACGCCTATGGCTTGCCGGTGTCGACCACGCACGTGCTGTCCTCGGGCGTGGCGGGCGCCATGGTCGCGAGCCACTCGGGTGTCCAGATGGCCACGGTACGCAACCTGGTGCTGGCCTGGGTGCTGACGCTGCCGGCCGCGATCCTGCTGTCCGGCTCGCTGTACTGGCTGTTCTCGCAGCTGTTCTGA
- a CDS encoding transporter, with product MAVTAFSYGSDDSGLVWGFRIGEGIASAALDARQAALLLRDPVPGQFVWLHFNLSNSASERWLRSQTQLGDDFYEILHQGSRSTRIEIAHNALIAVVNDVLHKFSFEAAEISTLWVHVTPHGVISARRKPLESVERLRQAVLHGAPLHTPIDLLIHLLQDQADILVGIVRDAVARVDTTEDQLLAGRLTRKREDLGALRRVLVRLQRLLAPEPAALFRLLQRPPEWLAAQARQDLRQATEEFSVVLNDLAALQERIKLLQEEIAAQVNEDNNRSLFLLTIVTVMALPINLVAGLLGMNVGGVPLAQHANGFWIVLGFTAAFTAVVAWLLVRLQRPR from the coding sequence ATGGCAGTCACCGCGTTCAGTTACGGCTCCGACGACTCCGGCCTGGTCTGGGGCTTTCGCATCGGCGAAGGCATCGCCAGCGCCGCGCTGGATGCGCGCCAGGCTGCGCTCCTGCTGCGCGACCCGGTCCCCGGCCAGTTCGTCTGGCTGCATTTCAATCTGTCGAACAGCGCCAGCGAGCGCTGGCTGCGCAGCCAGACGCAGCTCGGCGACGATTTCTACGAAATCCTGCACCAGGGCTCGCGTTCGACCCGCATCGAGATCGCCCACAATGCGCTCATCGCGGTGGTCAACGACGTGCTGCACAAGTTTTCCTTCGAAGCCGCCGAGATTTCCACGCTCTGGGTCCACGTGACGCCGCACGGCGTGATCAGCGCGCGCCGCAAGCCGCTCGAGTCGGTCGAGCGCCTGCGCCAGGCCGTGCTGCACGGGGCACCGCTGCACACGCCGATCGACCTGCTGATCCATCTGCTGCAAGACCAGGCCGATATCCTGGTCGGCATCGTGCGCGACGCGGTGGCGCGCGTCGACACCACCGAAGACCAGCTGCTGGCCGGCCGCCTGACGCGCAAGCGCGAAGACCTGGGCGCGCTGCGGCGCGTGCTGGTGCGCCTGCAGCGGCTGCTGGCGCCGGAGCCGGCCGCGCTGTTCCGGCTGTTGCAGCGTCCGCCCGAGTGGCTGGCCGCGCAAGCGCGCCAGGACCTGCGCCAGGCGACCGAGGAATTCTCGGTGGTGCTCAACGACCTGGCCGCACTGCAGGAACGCATCAAGCTGCTGCAGGAAGAAATCGCCGCCCAGGTCAACGAGGACAACAATCGCAGCCTGTTCCTGCTGACCATCGTGACCGTGATGGCGCTGCCGATCAACCTGGTCGCCGGCCTGCTCGGCATGAACGTGGGCGGGGTGCCGCTGGCCCAGCATGCCAACGGCTTCTGGATCGTGCTCGGTTTCACCGCGGCGTTCACGGCGGTGGTCGCTTGGCTGCTGGTAAGGTTGCAGCGGCCGCGCTGA
- a CDS encoding pyridoxal phosphate-dependent aminotransferase, with protein sequence MTTPALESRLPFVGTTVFTLMSALAVEHGAVNLGQGFPDFGCDPRLLDHVNDAMRAGLNQYPPMAGAPQLREAIAAKIGRLYGRAYDAASEITVTAGATQALTTAILCAVHPGDEVIVIEPAYDSYAPAITLAGGVVVPVAMRLGELGYSVPWDQVAAAVTPRTRMIMLNTPHNPTGSILRAADLEALAGIVAGTDLLVLSDEVYEHMVYDGQEHASVSRHPVLAERAFVVSSFGKTYHVTGWKIGYVAAPSALTAEFRKVHQYNVFSVNTPMQHGLAAHMADPEPYLALPAFYQRKRDLFRAGLAATRFTLLPSDGTYFQCVRYDAISSQTESDFAQWLTREIKVAAIPVSAFYGETAGQARESGIVRFCFAKKDETLQTALERLARI encoded by the coding sequence ATGACGACCCCTGCCCTGGAATCGCGCCTGCCCTTTGTTGGCACCACCGTCTTCACCCTGATGTCCGCCCTCGCCGTCGAACACGGCGCGGTCAACCTCGGCCAGGGATTCCCCGACTTCGGCTGCGATCCGCGCCTGCTCGACCACGTCAACGACGCCATGCGCGCCGGCCTGAACCAGTACCCGCCGATGGCCGGCGCGCCGCAGCTGCGCGAGGCGATCGCCGCCAAGATCGGGCGCCTGTACGGGCGCGCCTACGACGCCGCCAGCGAGATCACCGTCACCGCCGGCGCCACCCAGGCCTTGACCACGGCGATCCTGTGCGCCGTGCACCCGGGCGACGAAGTGATCGTGATCGAGCCGGCCTACGACAGCTACGCGCCGGCCATCACGCTGGCCGGCGGCGTGGTGGTGCCGGTGGCGATGCGGCTCGGCGAGCTTGGCTACAGCGTGCCCTGGGACCAGGTCGCCGCCGCGGTGACGCCGCGCACCCGCATGATCATGCTGAACACGCCGCACAACCCGACCGGCAGCATCCTGCGCGCGGCCGACCTGGAGGCGCTGGCCGGCATCGTCGCCGGCACCGACCTACTGGTGCTGTCCGACGAAGTCTACGAACACATGGTCTACGATGGCCAGGAACATGCGTCGGTCAGCCGCCACCCGGTCCTGGCCGAGCGCGCCTTCGTCGTCTCCAGCTTCGGCAAGACCTATCACGTCACCGGCTGGAAGATCGGCTACGTGGCCGCCCCTAGCGCCTTGACGGCGGAATTTCGCAAGGTCCACCAGTACAACGTCTTCAGCGTCAATACGCCGATGCAGCACGGCCTGGCCGCGCACATGGCCGATCCCGAGCCCTACCTCGCGCTGCCCGCTTTTTACCAGCGCAAGCGCGACCTGTTCCGCGCCGGCCTGGCCGCGACCCGCTTCACGCTGCTGCCGTCCGACGGCACCTATTTCCAATGCGTGCGCTACGATGCGATCTCCAGCCAGACCGAGTCCGACTTCGCCCAGTGGCTGACGCGCGAGATCAAGGTCGCCGCGATCCCGGTATCGGCCTTTTATGGTGAAACGGCGGGCCAGGCGCGCGAATCGGGCATCGTGCGCTTCTGTTTTGCCAAGAAGGACGAGACGCTGCAGACGGCGCTGGAGCGGCTCGCCAGGATCTGA
- a CDS encoding putative toxin-antitoxin system toxin component, PIN family has product MIPAAAALEKPSDAATPATIVLDTNVCLDLFVFHDPRWAPLLEAIETGALDAVTRADCRDEYLHVLHYPHLPLDEGTRAHAAARFDALIRVVAPTSRAQRLPVCTDRDDQKFLEIARDAGAAVLISKDKAVLKLARRAARAGLFHIMPPETWVKAHAAVTLE; this is encoded by the coding sequence ATGATACCTGCCGCAGCTGCTTTAGAGAAACCCAGTGACGCCGCCACGCCGGCGACCATCGTCCTCGACACCAACGTCTGCCTCGACCTGTTCGTGTTCCACGACCCGCGCTGGGCGCCCCTGCTCGAGGCCATCGAGACCGGCGCCCTCGATGCGGTGACGCGCGCCGACTGCCGCGACGAATACCTGCACGTGCTGCACTACCCGCACCTGCCGCTCGACGAGGGCACCCGCGCGCACGCGGCGGCGCGCTTCGACGCGCTGATCCGGGTCGTCGCGCCGACCTCGCGCGCGCAGCGCCTGCCCGTCTGCACCGACCGCGACGACCAGAAATTCCTCGAGATCGCGCGCGACGCCGGCGCGGCGGTGCTGATCTCGAAGGACAAGGCCGTGCTCAAGCTGGCGCGCCGCGCCGCGCGCGCAGGCCTGTTCCACATCATGCCCCCGGAAACCTGGGTCAAGGCCCATGCCGCCGTCACGCTTGAATGA
- the yaaA gene encoding peroxide stress protein YaaA: MLIVLSPAKSLDLDSPPTTRQRTTPRFIDHASALIDVLKPYSPAQVGALMAISDPLAVLNVTRYADWHPDHGQARQAVMAFDGDVYTGLDARTLAPAALDWVQARVRILSGLYGLLRPLDGMHPYRLEMGTRLPNARGKNLYDFWGERVTEALNADARDAAASVLVNLASEEYFKSVRPKLLDVAVVNPVFEDWKNGKYKIISFFAKRARGMMARYAAERGITDPQALKDFDVDGYAFVPEASSERDWVFRRRQEA, from the coding sequence ATGCTGATCGTCCTTTCTCCTGCCAAATCGCTCGACCTCGACTCGCCCCCGACCACCCGGCAGCGCACCACGCCGCGCTTCATCGACCATGCGAGCGCGCTGATCGACGTGCTCAAGCCCTATTCGCCGGCCCAGGTGGGCGCGCTGATGGCCATCTCGGACCCGCTGGCGGTACTGAACGTGACCCGCTACGCCGACTGGCACCCGGACCATGGCCAGGCGCGCCAGGCCGTCATGGCCTTCGACGGCGACGTCTACACCGGCCTGGATGCGCGCACGCTGGCGCCGGCGGCGCTGGACTGGGTGCAGGCGCGCGTGCGCATCCTGTCCGGCCTGTACGGCCTGCTGCGTCCGCTCGACGGCATGCATCCCTACCGGCTGGAGATGGGCACCCGGCTGCCAAATGCGCGCGGCAAGAATCTGTACGACTTCTGGGGCGAGCGCGTCACCGAGGCGCTCAACGCCGACGCCCGGGACGCTGCCGCGTCCGTGCTGGTCAACCTGGCCTCGGAAGAGTACTTCAAGTCGGTCAGGCCGAAGCTGTTGGACGTCGCGGTCGTCAACCCGGTGTTCGAGGACTGGAAGAACGGCAAATACAAGATCATCTCCTTCTTCGCCAAGCGCGCACGCGGGATGATGGCGCGCTACGCGGCCGAGCGCGGGATCACCGATCCGCAGGCGCTCAAGGACTTCGACGTCGACGGCTACGCTTTCGTGCCCGAGGCGTCGAGCGAGCGCGACTGGGTGTTCCGGCGCCGCCAGGAGGCCTGA
- a CDS encoding outer membrane protein assembly factor BamD: MQKKLSVLVVTCALLGLSGCGLFSKSTDESKNVSASKLYADAQDEMSGGHYEAAIKLYEKLESNYPFGTYAAQAQMNIAYAHYKANDQAEALAAVERFIKLHPNHPQVDYMYYLRGLINFNDQLGFMNFIYAQDPTERDPKATRESFAAFKELVDKFPNSKYAADSIARMNYLIDAMASYEVHVANYYYRRGAYLASLNRAQSAVTQFSQANAREEALFLMIRCYDKLGMYDMRDDTQRIFAKNYPDSRFMGGKGSGDAPWWKFWSKWGPEPSPKDALEAPQ, translated from the coding sequence ATGCAAAAAAAATTGTCTGTGTTGGTCGTGACGTGTGCCCTGCTCGGTTTGTCCGGTTGCGGTCTCTTTTCCAAGAGTACGGACGAGAGCAAGAACGTGTCAGCGTCGAAATTATACGCTGACGCGCAGGATGAAATGTCGGGCGGCCACTACGAAGCCGCCATCAAGCTGTACGAGAAACTGGAATCGAACTACCCGTTCGGCACTTACGCGGCCCAGGCGCAGATGAATATCGCCTACGCCCACTACAAGGCCAACGACCAGGCCGAGGCGCTGGCGGCGGTCGAGCGTTTCATCAAGCTGCACCCGAATCACCCCCAGGTCGACTACATGTACTACCTGCGCGGCCTGATCAACTTCAACGACCAGCTCGGTTTCATGAACTTCATCTACGCGCAGGATCCGACCGAGCGCGATCCGAAGGCGACGCGCGAATCCTTCGCCGCGTTCAAGGAACTGGTCGACAAGTTCCCGAACAGCAAATACGCGGCCGACTCGATCGCGCGCATGAACTACCTGATCGACGCGATGGCATCGTACGAAGTGCACGTGGCGAACTATTATTACCGCCGTGGCGCCTACCTGGCCTCGCTGAACCGCGCCCAGAGCGCCGTCACCCAGTTCAGCCAGGCGAACGCGCGCGAGGAAGCGCTGTTCCTCATGATCCGCTGCTACGACAAGCTCGGCATGTACGACATGCGCGACGATACCCAGCGCATCTTCGCCAAGAACTACCCGGACAGCCGCTTCATGGGCGGCAAGGGCTCGGGCGACGCGCCGTGGTGGAAGTTCTGGTCGAAGTGGGGTCCGGAGCCGTCGCCGAAGGATGCGCTGGAGGCGCCGCAGTAA
- a CDS encoding RluA family pseudouridine synthase: MPFDPDLDDDLDTDLDTELDTGGGDASGGLDAGPITLALNPEHCGQRLDKVVAALVPQFSRSRLQQWFEEGHITVDGKPAKGKNTAYGDETVVVSPQPAPEDTAFTPEAIALDIVYEDDAIIVVNKPAGLVVHPGSGNWSGTLLNGLLHHCPQLVSVPRAGIVHRLDKDTSGLMVVGKTLAAQTDLVRQLQARSVKREYLALVWGTPRPFGTINSPISRDAHERTKMAVSNSPSAKPAITHYEWIESGELERRPVSLVQCRLETGRTHQIRVHMQSIGYSLVGDAVYGKQHLRSFFHRQALQARRLGLSHPATGQHMEWVVPLAADFAALLEQAGIEEPEAI; this comes from the coding sequence ATGCCTTTTGACCCCGACCTCGACGATGATCTCGACACCGATCTCGACACGGAGCTCGACACCGGCGGAGGAGACGCTTCCGGCGGACTCGACGCCGGTCCGATCACCCTGGCCCTGAACCCCGAGCACTGCGGCCAGCGCCTCGACAAGGTGGTCGCCGCGCTGGTGCCGCAATTCTCGCGCAGCCGCCTGCAGCAGTGGTTCGAGGAAGGCCACATCACGGTCGACGGCAAGCCGGCCAAGGGCAAGAACACCGCCTACGGCGACGAGACCGTCGTGGTGTCGCCGCAACCGGCGCCCGAGGACACCGCGTTCACCCCGGAAGCGATCGCGCTGGACATCGTCTACGAGGACGATGCCATCATCGTCGTCAACAAGCCGGCCGGGCTGGTCGTGCACCCGGGTTCGGGCAACTGGTCGGGCACCTTGCTCAACGGCTTGCTGCACCACTGCCCGCAGCTGGTCTCGGTGCCGCGCGCCGGCATCGTGCACCGCCTGGACAAGGATACCAGCGGCCTGATGGTGGTGGGCAAGACCCTGGCCGCCCAGACCGACCTGGTGCGCCAGCTGCAGGCGCGCAGCGTCAAGCGCGAGTACCTGGCGCTGGTGTGGGGCACGCCGCGTCCGTTCGGCACCATCAATTCGCCGATCAGCCGCGACGCGCACGAGCGCACCAAGATGGCGGTGTCGAACAGCCCGTCGGCCAAGCCGGCCATCACGCATTACGAATGGATCGAAAGCGGCGAACTCGAGCGCCGTCCGGTGAGCCTGGTCCAGTGCCGCCTGGAAACCGGCCGCACGCACCAGATCCGCGTGCACATGCAGTCGATCGGCTACAGCCTGGTCGGCGACGCCGTGTATGGCAAACAACACCTGCGCAGCTTCTTCCATCGCCAGGCGCTGCAGGCGCGCCGCCTCGGCCTGAGCCATCCGGCCACCGGCCAGCACATGGAATGGGTGGTCCCGCTGGCCGCCGATTTCGCCGCACTGCTCGAGCAGGCCGGCATCGAGGAACCGGAAGCGATCTGA